Below is a window of Cydia splendana chromosome 3, ilCydSple1.2, whole genome shotgun sequence DNA.
CAACGCCGTCCACCCCGCTGACACGTCGGGCATTAAGGCCACGCCTGCGGCCAGCCTCGCCGCCACGATCGTCGAGCGCAACCCCGTCGAACTGATGCCGCCACCGAGACCGCCGACGAAGCCCGCTCGGTCACACCGATCCAAGGCCTCCAGCAAGAGACTCCTCGCGGAGTTGGAGGCCAAGGAGAGGTTAGCCGAGCTAGAACTGAAGCGCGTGCAAGCGGAAACCGAGCTAGCGAGAATACGTCAAGAAAGAATAGACCTGGCGTCATCAAGAGAGGAGTCAGAAGAGGAAGAGGACCTCGCTCCACAGCGCATCGCTGACTGGTTCAATCGCCGACCCGAACGAGCGACAACATTAGAAGAGGCCGCCCATATAGAAGAAACGCAAGAGCCCGCCGCGCGCACTACTAGACGACGCGCGCGACCGGAAACATACGAAGATGCTCGTGCGATGGACGTGTCGTCGCTAACCGCCGCCCTCACAGAAGCCATTCAAGCCAGCAAGTCTTACAAGAAGTACATACCTGACCTGCCGACGTTTAGTGGCCTGTGTACCGAGTGGCTACAATTTAAGGCCGCGTACAACGAGTCCGCGCCCAGTTTCTCCGCAAGTGAAAACGTCGCCCGTATAAGAAGAAGTCTAAAAGGTGTCGCCTGGGAGGCCGTCAGCGCCCTCCTCATCAGCCAGCCGCATCCAGAAGACGTCATCAAAGCACTAGAAAGAAGATACGGAAGGCCAGACGCACTACTTGTCAACGAACTGGAGAAGCTAAAGGGACTGCCGCGCCTCACCGACAACCCACGTGACCTGTGCATATTCGCCAGCCGGATCGCTAACACAGTGACGACTATCGAGATATTGAAGAAGCCGCAGTATCTCTACAACCCCGAGTTACTGCGGTCGATAGTTGACAAGTTATCGCCGATAATTCGCAACAAGTGGTACGACTACGCAGCTACAAGAGAAGAGACGCCCGAACTTAAGAAGATTGCCGACTTTTTGAATAATGAAGCCGACAAGTGCACGCCTTACGCTCCGCCTGAAAATACAACGGAACATAAAGAAGTAAGAAGTGCAAGAAAGAAGCCCGAGCGAACCTACGCCGCCGCAGTCGAAATCAATAAGAAGCCAAAAGAAGAGAAGCCGGCGTGCCCGTTATGTGAGCACGCTACGCACCAATTGCCGTCGTGCCCGCAGTTTATGAAGATCGACACGAACGAGCGCTGGGAAGTGGCCAAGAAGAACAACATTTGCTACCGATGCCTCGTCAGCAAGCATCGACGCTTCGCCTGCCGCGCCAAGCCTTGTGGCCAGCAGGGCTGCCCCATGAGACATCATCGCCTACTACACCACGAGAAGTCGCCACCCGCGGCCGCCGCTGCCGAGCCACCCCCACCACACAAGCCAGAAGAAGTCGTGGCCTCGGCAGTGAACCAGATCGCCTGCGCGACAGCACAAACAAGACGCGCCTACCTGAAGATAGTACCAGTCACACTACGCGGCCCGCGGGCGGAAGCAGACACTTTCGCTCTACTAGATGAAGGCAGCACCGTGACAATTATCGACTCGGCGCTGGCGGACACACTCGGGCTCAACGGCCCCACCGAACCAATGTGGGTGCAGGGCATAGGCGGGAAAGAGATGGAGCACAATCAGAGCAGGAGGGTCGAGGTCTACATACGCAACAAGTACGGCGGGCAGGAGCAGCGCATACCAAACGCGCACACCGTCGGCAGTCTGGGCTTCACCACACAATCCATAGGTGCGAGCGAGATAGAGGGCTGCACACATCTCAGAGGACTCGAGCACAAGTAAACCTACCAAGGCGCAACCCCACAAATACTCATCGGTCAAGACAACTGGGAGCTAATCGTGtcgcgggaaataagaaaaggaCGGCGCGATCAACTCGTCGCTTCAAGAACCCTACTAGGATGGGTACTTCACGGCTGCCGCACCACTAGAGCGGAGCCGATCGCGTACTGCTGTGCGCACCTCACGCGGGCCAAGTCGAACGAAAACATAGAAGAAACAATGAAGAAATATTTCGCTCTCGAGTCCCTATCAATCGAGCCGAGGCGACCGAGCAGCGATCCCGAGCAACAAGCGCTTCGCATATTAGAAGAAAAGAGCCGCCGCTTACCCGACGGCAGGTTCGAGACGGGGCTACTGTGGCGCAACCAAGAAGAAAGAATACCCAACAATCGCAACGACGCACTGAAGCGGCTACACACGCTCGAGAGGAAGCTGGATCGAGACGCAAACCTGAAACAACAATACAACGAGCGCGTCAACAATCTACTTACCTCAAGCTACGCCGAGCGCGCGGCCACGCCACCAAGCGGCAGGACGTGGTACCTACCTCACTTCGCCGTCTGCAACCCAGAGAAGCCGAAGATAAGACTGGTCCATGATGCTGCGGCCACCTCACACGGCCGCAGCCTCAACGACATGCTACACACGGGTCCAGATTTCCTGCAATCACTACCCGGCGTCATCATGAAGTTTCGTCAACACAGCATCGCAGTCTCAGCTGATCTGAAAGAGATGTTCATGCAGATCAAGATACGCGAAGAGGACAGGGACGCACTCCGCTTCCTATGGAGGGGCGATCGCCGCGAGGGAGAGCCAGAAGAATACCGCATGACTTCAGTTATATTCGGCGCGTCGTCATCGCCGTGCACCGCTCTATACATCAAAAATAGAAACGCACGAGAGCACGCGACACAGTACCCGGAGGCTGCGCGAGCAATAGAGCGCAACCACTACATGGACGACTATCTCCAGAGCTTCAACACAATAGAAGAGGCAAGACAAGTAACAAGAGACGTCGATCATGTACACCAACAAGCCAAGTTTCAGCTGCGTGGGTGGGCTACGAACGAATATGAAGCAATAAGAGACGTCGTCGGCAGCGAAGAGCGAGAGGGAAACACTGTCCCTATCGGCGGGAGCGAGATAGAAAAAACGCTCGGCCTGCTGTGGGACACAAACGAAGATAGCATCCGGTTTCGCCTCAACACTAGAAGAGCTCAGCCCGAGGTGGTCAATGACCTCCGGCCTCCGACGAAGAGAGAAGCCCTAAGCatcataatgtcaatatttgaCCCGCTCGGCCTGATTTCACCTATCACTACGCCGGCCAAGCGAATAATGCAAGACACGTGGCAACATAACACGAGCTGGGACGAAGCTATACCAGAAGATCTGCGGGAGCGCTGGAGCGAGTGGCTACAACAACTGCGAGACCTAGGTACCCTAAAAATACCTAGATGCTACGACGCAACGCCTGCCACCGTGCGCGAGCTACACACTTTCGTCGACGCTAGTGAAGAAGcatacgccgccgccgtgtaCTGGAGGATGACGCGAGCCGACGGGTCAGTCAAAATAGCCCTGGCCGCCGCCAAGAGTCGCGTCACACCTAGGAAGCCTATCTCCATACCTAGACTGGAGCTGCAGGCGGCCGTCCTAGGCGTACGGCTAGCAAGAACAGTGATAGAAGAGCACGACTtcgagatcgcttcaaaaaTATACTGGAGCGACTCTCGCACGGCGCTAGCATGGATACGCGCCGAGCCCCGTACATTCAAGACGTTCGTGGCCCACAGACTCGCCGAGATAGAAGATCACACTAAGAAAAACGAGTGGAGATGGGTACCGACAGCACACAACGTAGCCGACGACGCGACCCGCGCCACACCAGCTGACTTCGATACGAGCCACAGATGGTTCGTTGGCCCGTCATTCCTGTACAATGAAGAATCGACTTGGCCCCGTGAGAATAAAGTCGAAGTTCCCGTGACCGGTGAAGAAAAAGAGACGTGTGCTGCGACAGCCGCCGTGCCTGAAAATAAACACGCGGCCATACCTAAGTTCGAGCGCTTCTCAAAGTGGACGCGACTACTACGTGCGACCGCACGTGTGCTACAGTTCATCGACCTCGTGCGCCCTCGACCCCGTGACCCCGCCCGGCCCGCGACACAACTTATCGCGGCGGCCAGGCGCAAACGAACGCGCGCAAACGAGACACAAGACGGCGCCTGGAACAAGCGTGCCACTCACACACGCACACCTGTCAAGATCGCCGCTACGCCGCCACAAGAAGATAAGAAGTACTTAGTGTTAGAAGCCAAATACCTAAGTGCCGCCGAGAAACTACTAGTACGCGCCTCACAAGAAGATAGCTACGAAAAAGAGAGAGGGCGCATAGCAAGCGGCCGCGCGCCAGACAAGGACGACCGACTAGCCAAGCTGAGTGTCTATATGGACGGCGATCACATTATACGTCTGCGGGGCAGAATAGCGGCCGGCGACTTAGAAGAAGAGACAGTGCGACCTATAGTGCTACACGGGAAACATCACTATACAAAGTTATATGTTTCTCACGTTCACGAACAGTTACATCACGGCGGCACCGAAATAGTGGTTAACGATCTGCGACAGCGTGTGCATATAGTGAAAATAAGACCGACAGTGAAACAAGTGATCGCCCAGTGCCCAAAGTGTCGCCTGCGTCGCGCCAAGCCCGCGGCGCCATCTACGGGTGACCTGCCAGCGGCGCGCCTAGCACATCACGTTAGGCCCTTCACATACACGGGTCTGGACTACTACGGGCCGCAAGAAGTTACAGTGGGCCGTCATAGAGAAAAAAGGTACGTCGCACTGTTCACCTGTATGACGTCGAGGGCCGTACACCTGGAGATGGTTGCCTCACTGAGCACCGACTCCGCCATCAACGCACTGCGCCGCTTTATCGCTCGGCGCGGGTGCCCTACCGAACTGTGGAGTGACAACGGGACTGCCTTCAGAGGTGCACACCGAGAGCTGGCGGAAGCAATGAGAGACGCCGCCCACGCACGCCGCATCAATTGGCGTTTCCTTCCCCCCGCCGCCCCATTCATGGCGGGCGTGTGGGAACGTATGGTGCGCACCGTCAAAGAAGCAATGAAGGCTACGCTGCACGAGAAGTACCCGAGCGACGAGACCCTGCAGACCCTACTGGCGGAGGCGGAGGCAACCGTCAACTCAAGACCGCTGACCTACGTGGCCGTGAATCCAGAGGACCCGCCGGCCTTGACCCCGAACATGATCCTGCTGGGGCCGGACTGCTACTCACCTGCACCCGGCACCTTCGAGGAGAGCGACACCAACGCGCGACAACACTGGAAGCGCGCCCAGCAGCTCGCCGACACCTTCCGGCAGCGCTGGGTTCGCGAGTACGCGCCGCTACTCCAACACCGGCGGGAGCCCTACGACGGAGGAGTCGCCCCGGCCGTCGGAGACGTCGTCATCATCTGCGACTCCAACCTCCCCCGTAACACATGGCCACGGGGAATAGTGACGCGGACGTACCCGGGCAAGGATGGCGTGGTTCGAGTCGTGGACGTCTCTACGAGCAAGGGACACGTGCTGAGGAGGCCGACAAAGAAGATCGTCGTGCTACCAGTAGGTTCGCGAAGCGACGGCGGGAGAAATGTACACGACGCGCGTTTAGATTAATAAGATgtaattagataataaaataattaagatataatttagataagccaaagtttgtgaataataaaatatcctccTATTGTGTTTCATTACGTAACTCTGCATAACGGGAGGGGCAAAGTGTGGGTCGCCGGCGGCGACACACACTTTGCGCCTTTCAAATAAGAATGTGATAATAGGCTAATTAGGATAAAGTCTAATtagaaaaataagttaggtagaatagcataagaaataaaaacttgtaagttaataaatatttaaataaagaaagcatgagggccgaggaaaagagaggtatcatattagaaagagaggtatcatattagaaagagaggtatcttattagaaagagataggaagtctgcgcgcatgcgccgatctctcacgatccgcgcatgcgcgccacgcgggtagcgggggacgaggtacatAAAATAGGCGGTAATAAAAGCCGGTACGTCGCCCCGCTCAGCGTCAGTCCAGAGCCAGCAGCCGACTAGGAAACAACTAAAAGGAAAAGAAGAAACCTCTCCAACCTCGACCCTCCTGCATCTGAAGCCAGCTGCGTTGTTTTATTGCTCCATCCTCTGCCGCCTACGAGAATTTCTACAGTCCACTCTCCCCCCCCCTGCGCACCCCTCTGCGATGTATGAAGATAGGGCCTAACACTCacacataaattgtaattatgattcttcgcataagtaagttgctagaataatattacattcgatattatatttgctgttttactttttgagcaataaaatgtttgaaatacctaaatatttggattaattgatgtcaagattatattattcaagtatcataattaaagaacgataattagatatgtatgcaatgcaattaataataataatggtcaaataggcaggtaaatcttagtaggtacctaacaaattaataatatataaatctatttatatagattattgtttgcttaacctattcacaagtaaaatcatacttgacgtggtacctctacaacgaatgtaacattcctactttattaggctagtattttaaattgcattatatatattaacatcatacaagacaagtaaaactgagtcaatcagttattgccaataagtaactaatgtccaagacgcttggcaagcctacaatgttattgtacctaaatcatgaaataggtattaattagtaaaatattatattgtatgctaatggaaatacctggaaatgtgtaagcatcaaaaggaaaatgtagtaattaaggcgtttaaagtaaatctttgagttataagcaattgaataaaaaactcaaaactgcaaataggagaaggagagggactgacacctaagaagaaattgtaaaagtaaaataatagttttacagatttaaaggcttgctagtgttggaaaatatttattatttcactgttgtaaaatgaatacatccacacctcgccgagtttcttacgccggttcttctcggatctgaggttaacctttccgaaccggtggtagtatacctagattggaaaaataaattaacctagcgagtataagataatacgataaactgaactattgttgcatgataaatatataaagtaaaataaataaatcgttataaaaagggagagatgtgacgattacacaataaacagtacgacgcaactacccgctagcttcactccgtggagaagtgtcatggcatgcgggtggctggcggagtgcacgagcaataacagttgtttcatttgatcacccagtacacaacggagcctggacgtcacatatagtgccatatattagaaagggacagcatgattcgaccctgaaccgctgtcatacttcggttttgtaggaagtttcctttctgtacagtAGTACTATATATTAATTGTTCTGTGACTGAGCATGGCGACCTTATGATTATGATCGGTGTTGCCAGACAGCGGTCAAAATCAAATACCGCTTTATGATTTTGATCGGACAAGCTTTGATCGATTGATCTAAaacctgtaaaattgtaacTCGTACTTTTATAAAATGTAGTCCAAGCCTTTGTAAGTAGGTATGCCGAACCCTGCACTATGAAGAAGGGAATCAGATAATTCTCCATCATCAAACTAATGGAAATGCAAGATTGATCACTCACGTATAAGTTTCCTTTTTTGAGGATGATGTACTATTAGGATGTATAGCCAAAATAAattgtttcttttataaaaGGAAAACTTAATGTAATTCATGATTTcaattgatttttaatacatgtATTAATGACTTCTTCAACAAGTTTTGATCTCTGCCTGGCAATCTTCAGGGCATCCTCTTGTATATCCTGTGACAGGTTGCGTCCGCCTAATTTTTGAACTCCACATAATGTTCCATTGTTGTAACAGACTATCAAATTAGATCCAATTCCACCACACATTTCTTCTTCATAACTTGATGGATCAGTAAGGATGACattactagaaaaaaatatgaGTTTTCATTCAAAGTTTTGTGTGGAAAATTTGCAATTGGCAATAAAAAAATCCTTGTATATGACACTGACACTAATAtagtttaaataatataatatcaaGGGCATGCTATGCCTTCAATATGCTTTCTTAAACatccatattataaataaatccaTTTCCTTTTAGCAATGTAAAGTATGGACTTTATGTAACTATAATTATGATGGTAACAGTGTGCTCAGTGTGTAGCAAGGGACCCATTGAATTTATATCTATAGTTACACCACCTACTGGATGTCAAAGTTTAAGTAAGCTAAAGATACATATTAATTGATTGAGTATATGCTAAGTTATAAAGTCAAGTTTTATACCTTTGATTACTCTGATAAACAGCAAAGCTAGTGGCCACTGGCATTCCATGGACTGTTAACGGCTTTGTAACAGTTGTGTCTACTGTGAAATCTTCAGTTTCATGGTCATAAATTACTTGTGGTAAAGACACTGGAAAAAAATTTCAAGTTATGTTAAAAGTAAAAGCACATATGTATAAGTACAGTAGTCTCTTTTGTTCCCAGAAGTTAAGGATAATGGAGCCATTGGATGTTTAATAGCTTATATCTCCTGAGTTCAGTAATTACTGATATTATTAATAACAGATTTATTATGAGTAGATATGAGTTTTAAGTTGCGCTGTTCCTGAAACTTCCTTCCATCAGGTCTTATGTCTCTTGATATGTAGTCATTGAAATGCTTCACAGGATGAATTAACCTAAAACATGGGCACGGTACAGTATACGAACAAGAATTTATACATAAGAGTGTTACGGATATTATCTTTGCTTACTTATATATTTCTGCCATTTGTGATTGTTTTGTATGATAAAATGTGAGAACTTTAAGCTGTTTTCAATACCTCGCTAATTTTGTATAGCAGTGAGCGGTGACACTGACTCTGACAGAACCAATGTTATTAAATTAGAAAAAAGACTTAATTGGAACCTATATTGATGTACAAACCAGCATAGCCttaacataaaatatttttgcacTTGTTAAGCAGCAAAACCGGAAATTGAAATT
It encodes the following:
- the LOC134806742 gene encoding uncharacterized protein LOC134806742 codes for the protein MKKYFALESLSIEPRRPSSDPEQQALRILEEKSRRLPDGRFETGLLWRNQEERIPNNRNDALKRLHTLERKLDRDANLKQQYNERVNNLLTSSYAERAATPPSGRTWYLPHFAVCNPEKPKIRLVHDAAATSHGRSLNDMLHTGPDFLQSLPGVIMKFRQHSIAVSADLKEMFMQIKIREEDRDALRFLWRGDRREGEPEEYRMTSVIFGASSSPCTALYIKNRNAREHATQYPEAARAIERNHYMDDYLQSFNTIEEARQVTRDVDHVHQQAKFQLRGWATNEYEAIRDVVGSEEREGNTVPIGGSEIEKTLGLLWDTNEDSIRFRLNTRRAQPEVVNDLRPPTKREALSIIMSIFDPLGLISPITTPAKRIMQDTWQHNTSWDEAIPEDLRERWSEWLQQLRDLGTLKIPRCYDATPATVRELHTFVDASEEAYAAAVYWRMTRADGSVKIALAAAKSRVTPRKPISIPRLELQAAVLGVRLARTVIEEHDFEIASKIYWSDSRTALAWIRAEPRTFKTFVAHRLAEIEDHTKKNEWRWVPTAHNVADDATRATPADFDTSHRWFVGPSFLYNEESTWPRENKVEVPVTGEEKETCAATAAVPENKHAAIPKFERFSKWTRLLRATARVLQFIDLVRPRPRDPARPATQLIAAARRKRTRANETQDGAWNKRATHTRTPVKIAATPPQEDKKYLVLEAKYLSAAEKLLVRASQEDSYEKERGRIASGRAPDKDDRLAKLSVYMDGDHIIRLRGRIAAGDLEEETVRPIVLHGKHHYTKLYVSHVHEQLHHGGTEIVVNDLRQRVHIVKIRPTVKQVIAQCPKCRLRRAKPAAPSTGDLPAARLAHHVRPFTYTGLDYYGPQEVTVGRHREKRYVALFTCMTSRAVHLEMVASLSTDSAINALRRFIARRGCPTELWSDNGTAFRGAHRELAEAMRDAAHARRINWRFLPPAAPFMAGVWERMVRTVKEAMKATLHEKYPSDETLQTLLAEAEATVNSRPLTYVAVNPEDPPALTPNMILLGPDCYSPAPGTFEESDTNARQHWKRAQQLADTFRQRWVREYAPLLQHRREPYDGGVAPAVGDVVIICDSNLPRNTWPRGIVTRTYPGKDGVVRVVDVSTSKGHVLRRPTKKIVVLPVGSRSDGGRNVHDARLD